The Paenibacillus sp. FSL R7-0345 DNA segment ACAAATTCCTTCGGACCAACTGTAGCTGCTCCAGCAGCTGCAAGAGTTATAATCTCGTAGCCGCACTTTCGTGAAAGTGCTTCGGCATATTCCTGAACCCCTGTATCTCGTAAATCATAGGTCAGTATATAAGCTTTTTCTACAGGAGCTACACATATTTCATCCCATTCGGATCTATCGAGAAGCATCACAGGATCCAATACATGAGATATATCTCCATTATTCATCGTTGACACAAAGGGAATGGCACTTTTTTCGCGAACAGAAACGAAGTCTAAAGAATTAACGTGCGGGGCAAGGATCCTTTTTCGATCAGGCTCTATTTCTGCTCCCCCCATGCTTGCTGCGTATGCAATTTTCGTTTTTGATTCAGGGACAAAAGAAAGTGCCATGCAGGGTAGAACGCCGTCGGAAATAACCCATGGCAATCCCCATATTTGGTCACTGCCGCACACAAAAAAATCGTAATCATCCACGCATTCTGCAATATCAGATACTGTATATAAGCGTTTGCTGTGAGGAATGCTTTCGGAAAAAATCCTGAAATGTTCAGCCCCTTTAGCGCTTTCATATGTTTGTAAGGTGTGTTCGTTTAGCCACTTGAATGTAATCTGCTCACAATGAAAGCCTAGCTTAGCTATAGCTTTTTGCAGTGCATAAGCTCCAAGTTGGCCACCATAATTGTAGTTTTTATAATAAAGAGTAATAATACCAACTCTTTTCATAACTGATTATCCTTTCGTTTGCCAACTTCAATCGCAATGAACTCCGGCAAATAATCGGGAGTACAGCCCCTTGATACCATGTCACCTTTATAAAGCCCCGCTACCTCACCCAGCTTAATACAACGTGCACGATGCTTCTGATCCATTTGGTACAGCTCCTTTCGGCCTTGCTCTTCTTAAATAATATCCGATAATTCATTTTCCGCCAAAAAAAATTGATATTTATAGCTTTTTATTTTATACTTACAAAAAAACATACCGATTGAATGTTTTTAGGGAGGAGATCACTTGAAAAAGAAATATACAGCTAAGGAAGCCAGAAACTTAATCCTTGATACCGCTTCTCTTTTATTTATTGAAAAAGGCTATGAGCAAACTTCCATCAGTGACATTGTTACCGGATTGGACGGGCTCACACGCGGGGCTATTTACCACCATTTTGAATCCAAATATCACATTA contains these protein-coding regions:
- a CDS encoding polysaccharide pyruvyl transferase family protein, whose product is MKRVGIITLYYKNYNYGGQLGAYALQKAIAKLGFHCEQITFKWLNEHTLQTYESAKGAEHFRIFSESIPHSKRLYTVSDIAECVDDYDFFVCGSDQIWGLPWVISDGVLPCMALSFVPESKTKIAYAASMGGAEIEPDRKRILAPHVNSLDFVSVREKSAIPFVSTMNNGDISHVLDPVMLLDRSEWDEICVAPVEKAYILTYDLRDTGVQEYAEALSRKCGYEIITLAAAGAATVGPKEFVGYIKHAKYFITSAFHGAVFAILYKVPFLVFPVSDNPQDPKSMDSRLLALLDTFRLSSCYVYDTSNIPNIGECTFHHIDESKTSAFRHSSLQFLKAALEF